The region AGTCGAAAGGAGCGCGGAGGATTATGGGTAATGCTACAGGCAGGCAGGCGATGAGCCAAAGAAATGTGGAGGTTTGACTCGGGTGAATTTGAGACGCGTTGTTTTGAATGATCTACCTCTAAAACCAGAGCAGGGATTCATTCcgtggtgtttttgtttggttatGCGCGCGATGAGCGGAAGTGAGCTGTCTCTGCAGGCTCTGTCCTGGCGGAAGCTCTATCTGAGCCGGGCAAAGCTCAAAGCCACGAGCCGCACTTCAGCTCTGCTGTCCGGCTTCGCCATGGTGAGTAACTCCGCTCCCTTCCAGAGCAGCATCCCACTACACAGCACTTCATTTTCTCAACTCAGTATTGTGTTAAACATAAACATCTGCACACCGCACATCAGGCAGACGGCCATGAATAATATTTAACATCATATGTTCCTTTTAAAACGCTGGACACGTCTGTTTATGCCAAATATTTGCATATGACTGTCCCACATTCccaataatcataataaacatCATGTGTTCGTGATCTAATCAGTGCTGCAGTGACAAAACCTTATAAAAACGTATTTTGCTCAAAGAACTCGAACAGATCAAGAACATACagtcactggccactttattaggaacacctgttaTCAAGTCAGTcatcatgtgacagcagtgcaatgcaaaaatcatgcaaatgcaGGTCGAGTTTCCGTTAATCTCACACACTGAAATCAAATAATCTGTTATCGGTGACTTTAATCATGGTGGTTGATGCCAGGCAGGCTGTTTTTGAGTATTTGAGAAACAGCTGGTCACCTggggttttcacacacaccGTGACACAGGACGGTGCGAAGGATATCCAGTGAGTTGCTGTTCTGTGggcggaaacgccttgttgTTGAGAGATTTCAGAGGAAAATTACTTGTTCAATCTGACAGAAAGCGATGGTAACTCAAATGGTCACTCTTTACAAGCATgttaagcagaaaagcatctccggtgagtgggctacaacagcaggagaccaCATTTAGTTCCTCACCAGTCAGCCAGGAACAATAatttgaggctacagtgggccaAGCTTGGCAGCTGAAGACACGGAAAATGTCACCTGGTCTGaaaagtttctctttttttctgcctcATTTAGTtttggccaattcccaccctcCAGTCAGGTGTCCCTTATCACACGACAGCTACTGACTAGGTAGGGTAAAAGGCTAAAACATGCTTCCTGTGAGGCACAAGAAGTCAGCCGACCACAattttttgaactgctgctcatacaACGTCAGAGggtggaataacacacttggaggaaagtgctCACTTCTGCATGCTTGACCTCACAGAGGCCTATGATTGACTAGTGTTGCTATAATTTAACAGGGAATCGTATGCTCAAGAGCATATGCCACCCCTATCTCCCTGAGAGTATGGCCagtttttgctctcttggactcacTTGGCCATGTATCCTGTGCCATCACACAGAGATTCGAACTCGCGATTTCCAGGCAATAGGCGAAATGCTTTTCCCTTGAACTACTCAAGGACGCCATCTGATAAACTTCTGCTGCAATTTTCAGACAGTAcagtcagaatttggcatcaacagcatgaatccagtCTGTCAAGCATGGACCAAGTCTGCCTTGTCAACACTTCAGGCTGGTGatggtagtgtaatggtgtggggaatatTTTCTTGGACACACTGGGGTGCATCGTTTGAAAACTACAGACTGAGTATTATGGCAGACCATGCACGtccctttattttttatttattttttttacgtacCATTGTGACTTTGTAAAATAgaagattcacagcatgaaaatgCAGCTCATGCAGCAATTTACAGCAATTCTGTTATAAAATCATGTCAACAttgaccagaatctcaaaggaatgtttccaacacctTGAAATCCATGTcaggaagaattgattatattctgAGAGCACAAGAGACATCCTACCCAGTATTGGTATggtgtttctaataaactgGTTGGTGGATGTATCAAATCatacaataaaaacaagaattttACCCCAAACTATGAGTCTTCAACTAAAATTTTTTAAAGGTCCAGTTGcataaaattccttgcttacaaaTGTCCAGATAAGCAGCTAATGACCAAATGGCGACAACAATTACCTTTTAATATTTAAGCATTGTTTAGTTAATGGTTGTattatgttttggtttttagTGGTGCTTCACATTACCACTTTTGATTAGTGCCATCAACTATGAACAGATGAGACGTCTGTTTTGAATTGATGCGGGGGAATGAGGACATACTTCTCAGTCCAAATATCCAAAAACTGCCAAAGTGGATCTCCTACAGAATTCATTGGTTCTTTGTTTAGAAAACTAGAGAGTCACTGAAAAATgggcctttaaaaaaaaaaaaaaatgtttagtgaCTCTGCTACAATTCTTTTTCAAGTACTCTATTGCCCCTGTtctaaaccctaacccctagtgtgtgtgtgtgtgtaggtcgcAATGGTGGAGGTTCAGCTGGATACAAGTCACGATTACCCCCCTGGTCTGTTAATCGCATTCAGTGCATGCACCACAGTGTTGGTGGCGGTTCATCTCTTTGCTCTGATGATCAGCACCTGCATCTTGCCCAACATCGAGGCCGTCAGCAATGTGCACAACCTGAACTCGTTGCGTGAGTCTCCACACGAACGTATGCATCGCCATGTCGAGCTGGCCTGGGCCTTCTCGACCGTCATCGGTACACTGCTCTTCCTTGCCGAGGTCGTCCTGCTCTGCTGGGTCAAGTTTTTACCCATCAGGCCCAAGAATCAGAAAAACGGCACCATCTCAGCTGGGGTGGCCGCCGCCATCACCTCCACCTCTATCATGGTGCCATTTGGCCTCATCTTTATAGTCTTCGCTGTCCATTTTTACCGCTCGCTTGTCAGTCACAAAACTGACCGTCAGTTCCGGGAGCTAGAGGAGCTGGAGGATCTGACACGGCTTCAGAATGAGCTGGACCAAAGAGGTGAAACGTCAGCACTGCACTCTCCAACCTCCCAATAGAGGACGTCTTGACCATCCTGAGCCTGCTTTTTAAACTACTGTGTCGGTATGTCATTGTTTCTGCATGTGGATTTAAAGGTATTGATGAAATCTAAAACTTTGGCTTCACCAGCCTCCGTTTAGGGGCCACCATCCTGAgcgtgaatttttattttttattttttacatacatgtatgtgcttgtttttgcatttttaaattgtggAGGCTACCTTTTATGACAAAAGTCAGAAAAATACTAATCCTGTTTCTAATACTGTGTCTGTTATTGAATGTGAATTAGGAGTGTGACAATATATCAGTGTGACAGTATATCACAATGAAGACATCGACATTATGCTTTAACAAGATAATTAAACTATTAGGAAGTACCGTGACGTACTGAAATCCCTCAGCTTGACAtttgtttttcagattttttacaGCCCTGACGCAAAGCCAGGGCTTTGGAGGTTATCTGGTGTTCATCGAACTGCAGTTCCTCGAGTATCTAGCATGCATGGTAACTAGAAGAACAGCAAAATATGTTCAATTACACGAGCATATATAATGTCGGTCCACTTTCTTCTTACTTGAAGACGTACATATATGAACTCATGCTTTCTTTGGTCTGTGATCTTTGTTTGATAATAACATTTCTAAGAATGATACTATAACCTTGCATTCACACTGTCGGAAAGCTGTCAAAAGGCTATAAAAGAATCCCGTAGCATTCACAAAAGTGGAACAATATTTTTCGGTATGTTGGAACCCATAGTGAGCAGTTGATGCTAACCAGTGCATGTGAGAGAGGGCTGGACTTGGGACAATCCAGACACTTTATTTTCCTCACTGGGAAACCTCATGCGTCTTTTACTGATCTCGGTCTCCTTGATGATGCAGCATTGTTAGGACTGGAAGGTTCTCGTACTGTGATTAGCACATCAACAGCCTGGAACAACGTAAAGTTTAGCTAGTTTAAATGAGTGTCTAAAAATTGTTGGTACATGTGTCACTACTGAGTCACCTGTAATTCACAATAGTGTcattcaaatttatttaattattccaTGAATCATACAGGGATCAATAATCAATTGTTGAGTGCTGATGTGTAAACATATAACTAACATCTAATTGCAAAAATTATCACACAACTGATGATGGTCCAGTGGACTATCTATCTGTGAAAACATTACTGACTAGCAGACTAAGTATATCAAGCAACGTATAACTATTTATGGTATGTGAACTGCCATAGCATGAACACAAGGCAAGCGGAGTACAAAGCTGACGGATGTACATCATTTTTGCTCTTCATCTTTGAATTTAATCACTGAAAGCATTTTAGAGGTCAGTGATAAATTAATTTTACTAACTGCTGTAATTTTTAATGCCATAGCTCTCTTGTTGAAATTATTTTTACTGATGCCCTCAGTATTCTGTAATTATGAATGTCAGACCCAAAATACTACTGTTAGGTATGTGCTGATATTAAATTCCCATATCATATCATCACTGGCGGTTAgtatggaaaaatatatatcatggTACATGACATTTTTTCACTATGTAATGAGGAGTGTTTAGTTTTGATCAAGTGCCAGCAATGTTGCAgtataaaaaaactaaattgtTGAAGAAAGGAAATTGTATACAATTAGATCTTAAAGTACAATCAGATGAAGTGTAATGAACAGTGGAGCTGGTGTTGTTAGAAAAgtgctgccgtgtgtgtgtgtgtgtgtgtgtgtatgtgtgtatatatatatatatatatatatatatattatttatatatatatattatttatatatacatacatatacacacacacaccccacagtgctatgaaaaagtatttgccccatcttgatttcttctgttcttGTGTACATCGTGTatgaaattgtttcagaaatttaaacacaatataagataaaacaaaggcatcctgagtaaacacaaaatacagtttttaaatgataatgttatttattgaaggaaaaaaagtttatccaataccagctgggcctgtgtgaaaatgtatttgcccccatcgttactaattccccaaatctatggaactacattcataatgtggttcggctggactagacgcaaggaggcctgattactgcaaaccctgttcaatcaaatcaacacttaaatagaactttttcaacagcatgaagttggttaaaaggtcttacccagtaacacactatgccaaaattgaaagaaattccagaaatgatgaggaagaaggtgactgaaatagATCAGTCTGGGAAGTGTTACAAAGCTATtacaaaggctctgggactccaaagaaccacagtgagtgccattatctccaaatggaaaaacatgtcacagtagtgaaccttcccagatgTGGCCgactttccaaaattcctccaagagcacagcaaagATTCATCCaacaagtcacaaaagagccaaggacaacatcaaaggacctacaggcctctcttacatcaataaaggtcactgttcatgactccactatcagaaagacactgggcaaaaatggcatccatggaagagtggtgaggtgaaaaccactgctaacccagaagaacattaagactcatgTGAAATTTGCCAagacacaccttgatgatcctcaaaccttttgggagaatgttctgtggactgatgagtcgaaagtggaactgtttagaaGAAGGGGtaccgttacatctggcgtaaaaccaaacacagaattcaacaaaaagagcatcatacctacagtcaagcatggtggtggaagtgtgatggtgtgaggatgctttgctgcatcagggcctgggcaacatgcagtaattgaaggaaacatgaattccgctctctaccagaaaatcctaaaggagaatgtccggtctttagtccgtaagttgaaactcaagcgcaactggattatgcagcaagacaatgatccaaatcctaggagtaagtcctatagtcttagaagtaagtgaaagactgatcttcagttatcagaagtgtttggttgcagttattgctgctaaagatggcacaaccagattaagggggcaattagtttttcacattggtggtAGGTGCTTGATAATTttctttgcttcaataaaaaaattaaaaacaataaaaactttgTATGTACtcagtttgcttttgttttgtaatgtatTTCGTTTGAACTGTAATTACTCCCATTATCTCTGTCTGAAGTTATCTGGGCATTTCAATACTACTTAAAACACTTCCCTTGTCTTCTTTTCCCCTAATTCTTAAAGGCACCAAGGCAGCTATTTAGTAGGATCTATTTAGCAAATTGACCACGTACATTTATTATTGCTGCTGAGCAGAGTGTCGACTTGTCCTTAATAAaaattttcatacattttatgaattaaaaGTCTGAAGGAATCAACTGTCTTAAATTTTAGGCTACAAACATTCCTCATCTGCTGTCATGTGGTATATAACAGTATCAGAACATCTAGCACAGGTTGAACGTGCATTTTGTTGGTGACGAGAATCTTACACAACTACAAAATGACTGCTTTAACCATATGTGGGTCTCATTTTGGATGGGAAACCATTAGCCAAGTGGCGTGGCCTTgaactttgatttttttttaattattattattattattattattgccaaGCACACCCAGTGTCTAATTGGTTTACAAAAAGTGTTTGTAGTGAGTTTTGTATGGTTGGAAGACCTTTAAAAgtctgaatgaaataaaatgaaatttaccaaaacacacactacTGAGCTCTCATTTTATAttgctgtatattttatatttggagtatacactcaccgtccactttattaagaaAACCTGCACATTCCTGCAGTTATCTAAtaagccaatcatgtggtagcagcacaatgcataaaatcatgcagataaacaggtcaagagctttagttaatgttcacatcaaacatcagaatgggggaaaaagtatGATCTCTCTGGCTTTATCTGTGGCATGGATATTGGTACCAGAAAGGCTggtttgaggatttcagaaactgttgatctgtTCAACTGTTGatcttttcacacacaacagtctctagagtttacacagaatggtacatACAGTAAAACATCCTGTCTGCagaggctgaaacaccttgtcgATGAGAAAGATCAGAGCTCCaggaatatataaatgaatatatactCAATATAATATAggctcaccgtc is a window of Ictalurus furcatus strain D&B chromosome 16, Billie_1.0, whole genome shotgun sequence DNA encoding:
- the orai1b gene encoding calcium release-activated calcium channel protein 1; this encodes MRAMSGSELSLQALSWRKLYLSRAKLKATSRTSALLSGFAMVAMVEVQLDTSHDYPPGLLIAFSACTTVLVAVHLFALMISTCILPNIEAVSNVHNLNSLRESPHERMHRHVELAWAFSTVIGTLLFLAEVVLLCWVKFLPIRPKNQKNGTISAGVAAAITSTSIMVPFGLIFIVFAVHFYRSLVSHKTDRQFRELEELEDLTRLQNELDQRGETSALHSPTSQ